The Cucumis melo cultivar AY chromosome 6, USDA_Cmelo_AY_1.0, whole genome shotgun sequence genome includes a region encoding these proteins:
- the LOC103483111 gene encoding 60S acidic ribosomal protein P1-like, giving the protein MSTGEIACSYAALILYDDNIPITAEKIATLVKAANVSDVESYWYSLFAKLAEKRNIGDLILNVGAGGGAAVAAAVPAGGAAAGGAAAAAPPPEEKKEEPKEESDDDMGFSLFD; this is encoded by the exons ATGTCGACCGGAGAAATTGCCTGCTCTTACGCTGCTCTCATCCTCTACGATGACAATATCCCTATTACT GCCGAAAAGATTGCTACGCTTGTAAAGGCAGCTAATGTTAGCGATGTGGAGTCTTACTGGTACAGTCTCTTTGCTAAGCTGGCTGAGAAGCGTAACATTGGAGATTTGATCCTCAATGTTGGGGCTGGTGGCGGTGCTGCAGTCGCTGCTGCTGTCCCAGCTGGCGGAGCTGCTGCTGGAGGTGCTGCCGCAGCTGCTCCTCCACCGGAAGAGAAAAAG GAAGAACCCAAGGAAGAGAGTGACGATGATATGGGATTCAGTTTGTTTGATTAG